GGATGGAAGAACCAGATGTCTAAACAACAAATCGGTGTAGTGGGCTTGGCCGTAATGGGCCGAAACCTTGCGCTCAACATTGAAAGCAGAGGGTTTACCGTATCGGTGTACAATCGCTCCCGTGAGAAAACAGACGATCTTCTTCAAGACTCGCCGGGCAAGAACCTGTTTGGCACCTATTCGATCGAAGAATTCGTGGAATCGCTCGAAACTCCCCGTAAGATCTTGATCATGGTGCAAGCGGGCAAAGGTACTGACGCTACGATCGACGCTCTCGTTCCGCATTTGGCCGAAGGCGATATTATTATCGACGGCGGCAACGCATATTTCCCGGACACGCAGCGCCGTAACAAGGAACTGGAATCGAAGGGCATCCGTTTCATCGGAACCGGCGTATCAGGCGGCGAGGAGGGCGCTCTTAAAGGACCGTCCATCATGCCTGGAGGCCAGGAGTCCGCATATAAGCTCGTTGAACCGATTCTGACCGCGATTTCAGCTAAAGTCGGCGGCGACCCTTGCTGTACATATATCGGACCGGACGGAGCCGGACACTACGTGAAAATGGTGCATAACGGCATCGAGTACGGCGACATGCAGCTCATTTGCGAAGCTTATGATTTACTAAAGCGCGTGCTTGGCGTAAACACGGAAGAGCTGCAGAGCATTTTCACCGAGTGGAACAAAGGCGAGCTCGACAGTTATCTGATTGAGATCACAGCTGATATTTTCACCAAATACGATCCCGAAACCAATAAGCCGATGGTCGATGTCATCCTCGACGCGGCAGGCCAGAAGGGCACGGGAAAATGGACAAGCCAAAGCGCGCTTGACCTTGGCGTGCCATTGTCGATTATCACGGAATCCGTATTCTCGCGCTTCTTGTCCGCTCTGAAGGAAGAACGAGTTGAGGCAAGCAAGCTGCTCAAAGGACCGGCCTCAGCCCCTTATCAAGGAGATAAAGCGGCATTTATCGAAGCTGTTCGCAAAGCACTGTTCGCGAGCAAAATTTGCTCGTATGCGCAGGGCTTCGCTCAAATGCGCGCCGCTTCCGACGAATACGGCTGGAACCTGCGTTATGGCGATATCGCGATGATCTTCCGCGGCGGCTGCATCATTCGCGCGCGTTTCCTGCAGAACATCAAGGATGCTTACGACCGCGACGCTGGACTGCCGAACCTGCTGCTCGACTCCTATTTCAAAGAAATCGTCGAGTCGTATCAAGGCGCATGGCGTGAAGTCGTTGCGACTGCAGTAACGCAAGGCATACCTGTTCCGGCGTTCTCGAGCGCGCTGTCCTACTACGACAGCTACCGCACCGAGCGGCTCCCTGCCAACCTGCTGCAGGCCCAGCGCGATTACTTCGGCGCTCATACGTTCAAACGCGTCGATAAAGAAGGCACGTTCCACTTCAACTGGCTGGATACGTAGTACGAGGACCGGAGGGCAAGTCCGTCA
This is a stretch of genomic DNA from Paenibacillus sp. sptzw28. It encodes these proteins:
- the gndA gene encoding NADP-dependent phosphogluconate dehydrogenase; translated protein: MSKQQIGVVGLAVMGRNLALNIESRGFTVSVYNRSREKTDDLLQDSPGKNLFGTYSIEEFVESLETPRKILIMVQAGKGTDATIDALVPHLAEGDIIIDGGNAYFPDTQRRNKELESKGIRFIGTGVSGGEEGALKGPSIMPGGQESAYKLVEPILTAISAKVGGDPCCTYIGPDGAGHYVKMVHNGIEYGDMQLICEAYDLLKRVLGVNTEELQSIFTEWNKGELDSYLIEITADIFTKYDPETNKPMVDVILDAAGQKGTGKWTSQSALDLGVPLSIITESVFSRFLSALKEERVEASKLLKGPASAPYQGDKAAFIEAVRKALFASKICSYAQGFAQMRAASDEYGWNLRYGDIAMIFRGGCIIRARFLQNIKDAYDRDAGLPNLLLDSYFKEIVESYQGAWREVVATAVTQGIPVPAFSSALSYYDSYRTERLPANLLQAQRDYFGAHTFKRVDKEGTFHFNWLDT